From the genome of Glycine max cultivar Williams 82 chromosome 2, Glycine_max_v4.0, whole genome shotgun sequence, one region includes:
- the LOC100814276 gene encoding RNA recognition motif (RRM) superfamily protein has product MGKKAKKAMNNLKRASFNNKPSEGADFLPLEGGPARKLAASQQKPPENTATVLYVGRIPHGFYEKEMEGYFGQFGTIKRLRIARNKKSGKSRHFGFIEFESPEVAKIVADTMHNYLLFEHLLQVYVIPPEHVHPRIWRGFNYHYKPLDSVQIERKRHDKERTLKEHQKLVDKVLKHDQKRRKRIEAAGIDYECPEIVGNIQPAPKKIKFED; this is encoded by the exons ATGGGGAAGAAGGCGAAGAAAGCTATGAATAATTTGAAAAGGGCTTCCTTTAATAATAAGCCATCTGAGGGTGCTGATTTCTTG CCCTTGGAAGGTGGTCCTGCTCGTAAGCTCGCCGCCTCCCAGCAGAAGCCGCCGGAGAACACCGCCACGGTTTTGTATGTCGGTCGGATTCCGCATGGATTCTATGAGAAGGAGATGGAAG gttattTTGGGCAATTTGGAACCATCAAGAGGTTGAGAATCGCAAGGAATAAAAAG TCTGGAAAATCAAGACATTTTGGTTTCATAGAATTTGAATCTCCTGAG GTAGCAAAAATTGTGGCTGATACTATGCATAATTATCTCCTTTTTGAACACCTTCTCCAAGTTTATGTAATACCTCCAGAGCATGTTCATCCAAGAAT ATGGAGAGGATTCAATTACCATTACAAGCCATTGGATTCAGTCCAAATTGAACGGAAGCGTCATGACAAG GAAAGAACATTGAAAGAGCACCAGAAGTTGGTGGATAAGGTTCTGAAACATGACCAAAAACGACGTAAAAGGATAGAGGCTGCTGGCATTGATTATGAATGCCCTGAGATT GTGGGCAACATCCAACCTGCaccaaagaaaataaagtttgaaGACTGA